One segment of Alistipes finegoldii DSM 17242 DNA contains the following:
- a CDS encoding S1/P1 nuclease, whose protein sequence is MDQVRHTPAYRHTNTWHTNKVDAGGNYVPDPEGDAMTFLDDCIAKVEDYRNQNDSTVTVLIRFIVHLVGDMHCPGHVKYPWYKSFKFTLSGKEYGLHNYWDEWALTLSNKWHYLEYGHQLDRCSKREKRDIAEGTPRDWLADSARECRVIYDWTKAGQTLSYEESRDFIIFSYEFAEAQVLKAGYRLAALLNRLFG, encoded by the coding sequence ATGGATCAGGTCCGCCACACGCCGGCCTACAGGCACACCAACACGTGGCACACCAACAAGGTCGATGCCGGGGGAAACTACGTGCCCGATCCCGAAGGCGACGCGATGACTTTTCTGGACGACTGCATTGCGAAAGTGGAGGATTACCGCAATCAAAACGATTCGACGGTGACGGTCTTGATCCGCTTTATCGTACATCTCGTCGGCGACATGCACTGTCCGGGGCACGTGAAATATCCGTGGTACAAGAGTTTCAAATTCACGCTCAGCGGCAAGGAGTACGGCCTGCATAATTATTGGGACGAGTGGGCGCTTACGCTGAGCAACAAGTGGCATTATCTGGAATACGGGCACCAGCTCGACCGCTGTTCGAAGCGGGAAAAACGCGATATCGCCGAAGGCACGCCCCGCGACTGGCTGGCCGACAGCGCCCGCGAGTGCCGCGTGATCTACGACTGGACCAAGGCCGGTCAGACGCTTTCGTACGAGGAGTCGCGCGACTTCATCATTTTCTCGTACGAGTTCGCCGAGGCGCAGGTGCTGAAAGCCGGATACAGGTTGGCGGCGCTGCTGAACCGCTTGTTCGGATAA